The genomic region TTGAAATATAATATAATACCCCACCATAACTCTCAAGGACCAATATTTGGCTTTTTTGTCTAACATAGTAATATTCTATAAGTGCAATATATAAATATTTGTAGTACTTGAAGATAGAAAAGTAGTCAGCAGTGTCCAGAGCACTGCTTAGGAAGTTGGAATTTAAAGACTATAAGTATTTTAACAAAAAAACTGCTGAGTTCCCTTTACCATATTGATAATCTTTAATCCAACCTGCATCCTCATAATTATTCTTTCTATAAAAATTAATTACTCTCTCATCATCAGAATTAGTAAATACGAACATTTTCTTTGCTTGTTTTTCCTTAGCTGAAGTTTCTATAGCCTTTAATAATCCACTTCCAATACCAGTTCCACTTATTTCTGGATTAACGGCAGACATTATGATAACCCATTTTTCCACACCTTCAATATTATTAATTGGACTTTCTTGTTGAGCATAGATCATACCAACTAAGTTATTTTCATTATCAATAGCTTTGATACAAATTCCTCTTTCTTTAACTATAGTTTGAGCCATTTCTGAAAATGAAAACCATTCTTTTATGGATGAATCAGATGTTGAAGAAAATGCTTTTGATACTAAATCATTTAGAGCATCTAAATCATTTGATAAATTGATAAACTCATATTTGTATTTCATAACTATTTATTAAAATTTAATATTTATAAATATGTTGATGAGATTATTCAAAAATATAAATAGTTAAACAGTGTCCATAACTCTGCTGATAAAGTGGGAATTTATTTTGAAATTAAAGTTGTAATCTTTTTAATAAAATGAAACTCTTCTCTTAACTCATCCACAATATTATAGAAATTAATTACATCTTGAGCATCAATTGTAAGTTTAATGTCATATTTTCCAATTTGTTTTACTAAATGATTTATTCCATCTCGTTGTTTACAATGATTTATGAATTTTTTTAATTCTAATTCTGTATATTTATTGAAATTAATTAAAGCAATACATGGTTGAAAACCTAACTCAGCCATATTGATTTTAGTTTTAAATCCTGAAATAA from Candidatus Woesearchaeota archaeon harbors:
- a CDS encoding GNAT family N-acetyltransferase, producing the protein MKYKYEFINLSNDLDALNDLVSKAFSSTSDSSIKEWFSFSEMAQTIVKERGICIKAIDNENNLVGMIYAQQESPINNIEGVEKWVIIMSAVNPEISGTGIGSGLLKAIETSAKEKQAKKMFVFTNSDDERVINFYRKNNYEDAGWIKDYQYGKGNSAVFLLKYL